One region of Acidobacteriota bacterium genomic DNA includes:
- the tsf gene encoding translation elongation factor Ts: protein MEITAKMVKELRDKTGAGMMDCKKALGEAEGDSEKAIAVLREKGMARASTKQGRATSEGVIASYIHPGDKLGVMVEINCETDFVARTDQFRHFARDIAMHIAAASPLCVRREDLDPETVEREKEIYRHQAEGEGKPAKVLDKIVSGRLDKFYTEVVLLDQPYVKDNDKTVGGLVQETVGSLGENIVVKRFSRFRLGE, encoded by the coding sequence ATGGAAATTACAGCAAAGATGGTCAAGGAGCTCCGCGACAAGACCGGGGCCGGCATGATGGACTGCAAGAAAGCGCTGGGCGAAGCTGAGGGCGACTCTGAGAAGGCGATTGCCGTCCTGCGCGAGAAGGGCATGGCCAGGGCCTCCACGAAACAGGGGCGGGCCACGAGCGAAGGCGTGATTGCGTCGTACATCCACCCCGGCGACAAGCTGGGTGTTATGGTGGAAATCAACTGCGAGACGGACTTTGTTGCCCGAACCGATCAGTTCAGACATTTTGCGCGCGATATCGCTATGCATATAGCAGCGGCTTCCCCTCTCTGCGTCAGGCGCGAAGACCTGGATCCTGAAACGGTGGAAAGAGAAAAAGAGATTTACCGTCACCAGGCCGAAGGTGAGGGCAAACCCGCCAAGGTGCTTGACAAGATTGTCTCCGGACGGCTGGACAAGTTCTACACCGAGGTCGTTCTGCTGGACCAGCCCTACGTAAAGGATAACGATAAGACGGTGGGCGGCCTGGTGCAGGAGACGGTGGGGTCGCTTGGCGAGAACATCGTGGTCAAACGATTCAGCCGTTTTCGGCTCGGCGAATAA
- the pyrH gene encoding UMP kinase: MESDSSSAKYKRVLIKISGEALMGQRQFGIDSPTVETICHQIKEIRDLKIETGVVVGGGNIFRGLNASERGMDRVTADSMGMLATVMNSLAMMDTLEKMGIFTRVMSAVQMESFAEPYIRRRAIRHMEKGRLVILAAGTGNPYFSTDTAASLRAMEVSADLMIKATNVDGVYSADPKKVEDARFFPRLTYMDLVSKDLRVMDLTAVSLLKDHRIPVRVVNINIPSVLARVVKGEDVGTLIC, from the coding sequence ATGGAATCCGACAGTAGCAGCGCCAAGTATAAACGAGTCCTGATAAAAATCTCCGGCGAAGCCCTCATGGGTCAGCGCCAGTTCGGGATTGATTCTCCGACTGTCGAAACCATTTGTCATCAAATCAAGGAAATCAGAGATCTCAAGATCGAAACCGGCGTCGTCGTCGGTGGCGGCAATATCTTTCGCGGCCTGAACGCCTCCGAGCGGGGCATGGATCGCGTCACCGCCGACAGCATGGGCATGCTTGCGACGGTCATGAATTCGCTGGCCATGATGGACACGCTGGAGAAAATGGGCATTTTCACCCGCGTGATGTCGGCGGTGCAGATGGAGTCTTTTGCCGAGCCGTACATACGTCGCCGCGCCATTCGTCACATGGAAAAGGGCAGGCTCGTCATTCTGGCGGCCGGCACCGGCAATCCGTATTTCTCGACCGACACCGCTGCCTCCCTGCGAGCCATGGAGGTTAGTGCCGATCTGATGATCAAGGCGACCAACGTCGACGGTGTCTATTCGGCTGACCCGAAAAAGGTCGAGGATGCCCGCTTCTTTCCCCGACTCACCTACATGGATCTGGTGTCCAAGGACCTGCGCGTCATGGATCTGACCGCCGTATCGCTTCTGAAAGACCACAGAATACCCGTACGGGTAGTCAACATAAACATTCCCAGTGTCCTTGCACGCGTTGTTAAGGGCGAGGACGTAGGGACACTCATCTGTTGA
- the frr gene encoding ribosome recycling factor, translated as MLEKIYEETRTRMTKTVEAVARELGTVRTGKASPHLLDSVKVEAYGSTLPLMQLATISAPEPRLLVVQAFDKSTVGEIVKGIQKADLGLNPAAEGNAIRLVVPALNEERRMELAKHCKHIAEEGRVAIRNIRRDINDRVKNAQKEKQISEDQAADGHDEVQKLTNDFIEQIDQLLTRKEKEVMEV; from the coding sequence ATGCTGGAAAAGATCTACGAGGAAACGAGAACGCGGATGACGAAGACGGTCGAGGCCGTGGCACGGGAGCTGGGGACGGTGCGCACCGGCAAGGCTTCACCGCACCTGCTTGATTCGGTCAAGGTGGAAGCCTACGGATCGACCCTGCCGCTGATGCAGCTGGCGACCATCTCGGCCCCTGAACCCAGGTTGCTCGTGGTGCAGGCGTTTGATAAGTCGACGGTCGGCGAGATCGTCAAGGGTATTCAGAAGGCGGATCTCGGCCTCAATCCGGCCGCCGAGGGGAATGCGATCCGGCTGGTCGTCCCGGCCCTCAACGAAGAGCGACGCATGGAACTCGCAAAGCACTGCAAGCATATTGCCGAAGAGGGCCGTGTAGCCATCCGCAATATCCGCCGGGACATCAACGACCGGGTCAAGAATGCGCAGAAAGAAAAACAGATCTCTGAAGATCAGGCAGCGGACGGTCACGATGAGGTCCAGAAGCTCACCAACGACTTCATTGAACAGATCGATCAGCTTCTGACCAGAAAGGAAAAGGAAGTGATGGAGGTGTAG
- a CDS encoding CBS domain-containing protein, translated as MQVKDILRTKTREVVTTPPETSVRQAMELLLNNRVGCLPVVDDSGRLRGIISDKDIFKRAYKDPGSFQGASVGELMTTDLIVGVPDDEIGYIAGIMTNNRIRHIPIVERDRLVGLVSIGDVAKTQMDDIKTENRYLKQYLNGSYPG; from the coding sequence ATGCAAGTCAAGGACATTCTCAGGACCAAGACGCGTGAAGTAGTCACGACCCCGCCCGAGACCTCTGTCCGCCAGGCCATGGAACTGCTCCTTAATAACAGGGTCGGCTGCTTGCCCGTGGTGGACGATTCGGGCCGACTGCGGGGCATCATCAGTGACAAGGATATTTTCAAAAGAGCTTACAAGGACCCGGGGAGCTTTCAGGGCGCCAGCGTCGGGGAACTGATGACCACCGACTTGATTGTCGGCGTGCCGGACGACGAAATCGGCTATATCGCCGGCATCATGACCAACAACCGGATCAGGCACATCCCCATCGTGGAACGAGATCGTCTCGTGGGCCTGGTATCGATTGGAGACGTGGCCAAGACACAGATGGATGACATCAAGACGGAAAACCGGTATCTGAAGCAGTATTTGAACGGCAGCTATCCCGGCTGA
- a CDS encoding isoprenyl transferase yields MATKLTETDRLAAEIGCYPDRIPAHVAIIMDGNGRWAALRNKPRTFGHEMGVRAVKEVVRASSQIGVKFLTLYTFSVENWKRPKDEVAALMKLLCQTTVSELQELLDNDVKLITTGRINGLSQDERDIIQEAVRETSHNGGLVLNLALNYGGRTEILDAVRAIAYGVKAGAVDPQTIDEGLFSSFLYTAELPDPDLLIRTSGELRISNFLLWQTSYTELHIIDTLWPDFGRKELFEAIRDYQRRERRFGTVTEDGTVPGAGS; encoded by the coding sequence ATGGCTACGAAGTTGACAGAGACGGACAGGCTCGCCGCCGAAATAGGGTGTTACCCCGACCGCATCCCCGCCCACGTGGCGATAATAATGGACGGCAACGGCCGGTGGGCGGCTCTGCGCAACAAGCCGCGGACTTTCGGCCACGAAATGGGCGTCAGGGCGGTCAAGGAAGTTGTTCGTGCTTCCTCCCAGATCGGCGTCAAGTTCCTCACCCTGTATACTTTCTCCGTCGAGAACTGGAAACGACCCAAGGATGAAGTGGCGGCCCTGATGAAACTGCTCTGTCAGACGACGGTCAGTGAACTCCAGGAGTTGCTCGATAACGACGTCAAGCTCATCACGACTGGTCGCATCAACGGCCTGTCCCAGGACGAGCGCGACATAATCCAGGAGGCGGTCAGGGAAACCAGCCACAACGGCGGCCTCGTGCTCAACCTTGCGCTCAATTACGGCGGGCGTACTGAGATTCTCGATGCCGTGCGGGCCATTGCATACGGCGTCAAGGCCGGTGCGGTTGATCCCCAGACGATTGACGAAGGGCTCTTCTCCAGTTTTCTCTATACCGCCGAGTTGCCCGATCCGGACCTGCTTATTCGTACTTCGGGAGAACTCCGTATCTCCAATTTCCTTCTCTGGCAGACCAGCTATACGGAATTGCATATCATTGATACCCTGTGGCCTGACTTTGGCAGGAAAGAGCTGTTCGAGGCTATTCGCGACTACCAGAGGCGGGAGCGGCGCTTTGGTACCGTGACGGAGGACGGAACTGTACCCGGAGCCGGTTCATGA
- a CDS encoding phosphatidate cytidylyltransferase, whose amino-acid sequence MSRNLAVRISVALIAIPIILWFAYRGQWWLFGMVALLAAVAILEFLIREGQKPGGLLFWVVVLTMAALFYALASGSLPGGWDVRPFASSAPLIFLAFFIMSGVLISVGRDAPDLLFRRYTRLVWGVLYVGALYPFVFLLGQTVRLPYADSFTGGDCLLFLFGLLWVGDTAAMAVGSWFGRRRLAPGVSPNKTIEGFVGGLAGALAIGVIMVFWKFRAVAWYHVLVVAGGCSVLGQLGDLVESAWKRSLGIKDSSAIIPGHGGVLDRFDSLLFAAPFMYFYLRAFITG is encoded by the coding sequence ATGAGCAGGAACCTCGCTGTTCGCATCAGCGTTGCCCTTATTGCCATACCCATCATTCTGTGGTTCGCCTACCGTGGCCAGTGGTGGCTCTTCGGTATGGTGGCGCTCCTGGCCGCCGTGGCGATACTTGAGTTCCTGATACGCGAGGGGCAGAAACCGGGCGGCCTCCTTTTCTGGGTCGTTGTGCTCACCATGGCCGCCCTGTTCTACGCACTGGCGAGCGGCTCCTTGCCGGGCGGCTGGGACGTGCGGCCGTTTGCGTCGTCCGCGCCGCTGATATTTCTGGCCTTCTTTATAATGTCGGGCGTGCTCATATCAGTGGGCAGGGATGCGCCCGACCTGTTGTTCCGGCGCTATACGCGGCTGGTCTGGGGTGTCCTCTACGTGGGAGCGCTGTACCCGTTTGTCTTCCTGCTGGGTCAGACCGTCCGGCTGCCGTACGCGGATTCCTTTACCGGGGGTGATTGCCTGTTGTTCTTGTTCGGCCTGCTGTGGGTTGGTGATACGGCCGCCATGGCGGTCGGCTCGTGGTTTGGCCGACGTCGCCTGGCCCCGGGCGTGTCCCCGAACAAAACGATCGAGGGCTTTGTGGGCGGGCTGGCGGGGGCGCTGGCTATAGGCGTCATCATGGTCTTCTGGAAGTTCAGGGCCGTGGCATGGTACCATGTGCTTGTCGTGGCCGGCGGATGTTCGGTCCTGGGGCAACTGGGTGATCTCGTGGAGTCGGCCTGGAAACGTTCTCTCGGCATAAAGGATTCCTCTGCAATTATCCCCGGACATGGCGGCGTGCTGGACCGCTTCGATTCACTGTTGTTTGCCGCGCCGTTCATGTACTTCTACCTGAGAGCGTTCATCACGGGATGA
- a CDS encoding UbiA family prenyltransferase, whose protein sequence is MKILDWFFAARPLLHVPVWSVFLVGLHYHHQLSGGTFQPVDLLLMVSLSLLFAAAFYVNQVFDRESDRINRKGGFLESGLISERAMMASYPLLSILALASTLLLSAVTLVIFLQIVVLALIYSAPPVRLKDRPAGGLFANAYAHGFLVSLAVMPEMTMHNAGLLGWDNPFYFALAVGAVYILTTIPDEKGDRLTGKRTLAVIFGRTGSLVASLVLMLASAYVARESGFFLLFSLSAFAAVTIVAALVWRTLAAVRLAAKLPLLLLTALAGFWYPGYFVFIVALLVGTRIYYKKRFGVVYPKVA, encoded by the coding sequence ATGAAAATTCTCGACTGGTTCTTTGCCGCCCGCCCGCTGCTGCACGTGCCGGTCTGGTCGGTCTTTCTCGTCGGCCTGCACTATCACCATCAACTCTCCGGCGGCACGTTCCAACCCGTCGATCTGCTGCTGATGGTGTCCCTGAGTCTTCTCTTTGCGGCCGCGTTCTACGTTAACCAGGTCTTTGACCGGGAATCCGATCGGATCAACCGAAAGGGAGGCTTCCTGGAGAGCGGGCTGATTTCCGAGCGCGCCATGATGGCCTCGTATCCGCTTTTGTCGATCCTGGCGCTGGCCTCGACCCTGCTTCTCTCAGCGGTGACGCTGGTCATCTTCCTGCAGATCGTCGTACTTGCCCTCATATACTCCGCGCCGCCGGTAAGGCTGAAAGACAGGCCCGCGGGCGGCCTTTTTGCCAATGCCTACGCCCACGGATTTCTCGTGTCGCTGGCGGTCATGCCGGAGATGACGATGCACAACGCCGGCCTGCTCGGATGGGATAACCCGTTCTATTTTGCTCTTGCCGTCGGCGCCGTCTACATCCTCACGACCATTCCCGACGAGAAGGGTGACCGGCTGACCGGCAAACGGACCCTGGCCGTGATTTTCGGACGCACCGGCAGCCTCGTTGCGTCGTTGGTGCTGATGCTCGCCTCGGCATACGTTGCGCGGGAATCGGGTTTCTTTCTGCTCTTCAGCCTCTCGGCATTTGCGGCAGTGACAATTGTCGCGGCGCTGGTGTGGCGCACGCTGGCGGCGGTACGGCTGGCGGCCAAGCTCCCCCTGCTGCTGCTGACGGCTCTGGCCGGGTTCTGGTATCCCGGATACTTCGTGTTTATAGTTGCCCTGCTTGTCGGCACGCGGATATATTACAAAAAGCGGTTCGGTGTCGTATATCCGAAGGTGGCCTGA
- a CDS encoding NlpC/P60 family protein translates to MRAGIVGLLLVIVGCTPFPRYAKHASVTPRETIPFRESYTTNDYIRLGLILQRYLGKPYVGKSRYEEGLDCSMFVRDVFREFNKTDLPRTVEEQYAQGTEVPHSRITFGDLVFFRTERGRISHVGVYVGHNDFIHVSSSNGVIISGLSEQYWAERYAGAKRILSDSRP, encoded by the coding sequence ATGCGTGCAGGAATTGTCGGACTGTTGCTGGTGATTGTCGGCTGTACCCCCTTCCCCCGGTACGCCAAACACGCCTCGGTGACGCCGCGTGAGACGATCCCCTTTCGAGAATCGTATACGACCAACGACTACATCCGTCTCGGTCTCATCCTCCAGCGGTACCTCGGGAAACCCTACGTCGGAAAGTCGCGATATGAGGAGGGTCTGGACTGTTCGATGTTCGTCCGTGACGTCTTCCGCGAATTCAACAAAACCGATCTGCCGCGGACGGTCGAGGAGCAGTACGCCCAGGGCACGGAGGTGCCGCACAGCCGCATTACGTTCGGAGACCTGGTGTTCTTCCGCACCGAGCGGGGGCGGATATCACACGTCGGCGTGTACGTCGGCCACAACGACTTCATTCACGTGTCCAGCTCGAACGGCGTGATCATCAGCGGTCTCAGCGAGCAATACTGGGCGGAACGTTATGCCGGGGCGAAACGTATACTCAGCGATTCGCGACCGTGA
- the uvrC gene encoding excinuclease ABC subunit UvrC: MSRSESELKLKLKNLPAQPGIYLFKNAQGKVIYIGKAKNLRNRVRTYFQASRRLDAKTERLVSQVTDFDLLVTDNEIESLILEANLVHENKPRYNVALRDDKHFPYIKITRGPFPRVLIVRRLQKDGATYFGPYTAAGSMRKTYELLTRLFKIRTCNLVLPPPEGKTYKVCLDYHINRCGGPCVNLQSQQEYGELVKSVSMALSGHTRELVSRLTERMQAASEEQQYEEARELRDQIDAIGSVMASQHADIGEILDRDIIAVARQDRIAVAVVMQIREGVLIGRQDFQLSAESEDSDETILESFFTQYYNHQPNLPDDICIPRELASAGLMQRWLAKLKGSKVKIFTPKIGAKQRLVDLAAANARLLLDELLIQKRALNERTSKMVSTLQDELALTFAPRTMVCFDISNTGETDAVGSCVFFENGRPKKSRYRHFRIKGVAGQDDFSMMREVIGRYFHRLNEENIEPPSLTVVDGGKGQLSAALAELKSLGMANQPVIALAKRLEEIYLPGRSQPVTVARSSPALMLLKRIRDEAHRFAITYNRKVRQKRTIKSALDDIPGIGRARRQALLTKFGSVERIRKASIEDLTELRGITEKLAREILRGVAR; this comes from the coding sequence ATGAGCAGATCCGAAAGCGAACTGAAACTCAAACTGAAAAACCTGCCCGCCCAACCCGGGATCTACCTGTTCAAGAACGCCCAGGGCAAGGTAATCTACATCGGAAAAGCAAAAAACCTGCGCAACCGGGTGCGCACGTACTTTCAGGCGTCCCGTCGGCTCGACGCCAAGACTGAGCGCCTGGTCTCCCAGGTGACGGATTTCGACCTGCTGGTGACAGACAACGAGATCGAGTCGCTTATTCTCGAAGCCAATCTCGTTCACGAGAACAAACCGCGCTACAATGTCGCTCTCAGGGACGACAAGCACTTCCCGTATATCAAGATTACCAGGGGACCCTTCCCGCGCGTGCTTATCGTCAGGCGGCTGCAAAAGGACGGCGCCACCTATTTCGGGCCGTACACGGCGGCCGGAAGTATGCGCAAGACCTACGAGCTTCTGACCCGCCTGTTCAAAATCCGAACCTGCAACCTCGTCCTGCCGCCGCCTGAAGGGAAGACGTACAAGGTGTGCCTCGACTACCATATCAACCGGTGCGGCGGGCCGTGTGTGAACCTGCAGTCGCAACAGGAGTACGGCGAACTGGTGAAGTCGGTGTCGATGGCGCTCTCCGGGCACACCAGGGAGCTTGTCAGCCGTCTGACGGAACGGATGCAGGCGGCCTCGGAAGAGCAGCAGTACGAGGAAGCCAGGGAACTGCGAGACCAGATTGACGCCATCGGATCAGTCATGGCATCTCAGCACGCCGACATCGGCGAGATACTGGATCGCGATATCATCGCCGTGGCTCGCCAGGACCGGATAGCCGTGGCCGTCGTGATGCAGATTCGCGAGGGGGTGCTGATCGGCAGGCAGGACTTCCAGCTGTCGGCCGAGAGCGAGGACAGCGACGAGACCATTCTCGAGAGCTTTTTCACGCAGTACTACAACCACCAGCCGAACCTGCCTGACGATATCTGCATTCCCCGCGAGTTGGCTTCGGCCGGGCTGATGCAGCGGTGGCTGGCAAAGTTGAAGGGGTCGAAGGTGAAGATCTTCACTCCCAAAATCGGCGCCAAGCAGAGGCTTGTCGATCTCGCCGCTGCCAACGCCCGCTTGCTTCTCGATGAACTGCTGATTCAGAAGCGCGCCTTGAACGAACGCACGAGCAAGATGGTTTCGACCCTGCAGGATGAGCTGGCTCTGACGTTTGCCCCACGGACCATGGTGTGCTTTGACATCTCCAACACCGGCGAAACGGATGCCGTGGGTTCCTGCGTGTTCTTTGAAAACGGCCGACCGAAGAAAAGCCGGTACCGGCATTTCAGGATCAAGGGTGTCGCGGGTCAGGACGATTTCAGCATGATGCGGGAAGTCATCGGTCGATATTTCCATCGCCTCAATGAAGAGAACATCGAGCCGCCCAGCCTGACAGTCGTTGACGGCGGCAAGGGGCAACTCTCCGCGGCGCTGGCCGAGCTTAAGTCGCTGGGCATGGCCAACCAGCCCGTCATCGCCCTGGCCAAGCGGCTCGAGGAGATATACCTGCCCGGTCGGTCGCAGCCCGTCACGGTCGCCAGGAGTTCCCCCGCGCTGATGCTTCTCAAGCGCATTCGCGATGAGGCCCACCGCTTTGCGATCACGTACAACCGCAAGGTGCGGCAGAAGCGCACGATCAAATCGGCCCTTGACGACATCCCGGGGATAGGCCGGGCTCGTCGGCAGGCTTTGCTGACGAAATTCGGATCCGTTGAAAGGATAAGAAAAGCTTCCATCGAAGACCTCACCGAACTTCGGGGTATCACCGAAAAACTCGCCCGGGAGATTCTCAGGGGCGTGGCCCGGTAA
- the xseA gene encoding exodeoxyribonuclease VII large subunit codes for MLESPQAYTVTAVTRMIKNSVEEQFADIWVEGEISNYHLHTSGHRYISLKDENAVLRAVMWRSYGGYLKFEPEDGQKVLAFGSVTVYEKGGQYQLVCRKLVPVGIGPLELAFRQLYDKLSRQGFFDEDRKKEIPEYPQRIGIVTSPTGAAIRDIIQIARRRNSSVQLVIFPAQVQGEGAEETIAAGIRYFNTRDDIDVIITGRGGGSLEDLWPFNTETVVRAIVDSIIPVVSAVGHEIDTTLSDLAADLRAPTPSAAAELVVWSQRDFRQQVRLLVSAQAQHLNSLVRQARQGLRSALRRPVFIRPSDMIDQRRQYLDNLFRLLVAAGKNRFEQSKSRLSLLAVRLDALSPLNILARGYSVTRTPDDGAVIKSSRELTAGQRVETILAQGRFISRVEEQDRGKR; via the coding sequence ATGCTTGAGTCTCCGCAGGCCTATACCGTGACCGCCGTTACCCGGATGATCAAGAACAGCGTGGAAGAACAGTTCGCTGATATCTGGGTCGAAGGTGAGATTTCCAACTATCACCTGCACACCTCCGGCCACCGGTATATCAGCCTGAAGGATGAGAACGCCGTTCTCCGCGCTGTAATGTGGCGATCATACGGCGGGTACTTGAAGTTCGAACCCGAGGACGGCCAGAAGGTCCTCGCCTTTGGCAGCGTTACCGTCTATGAAAAGGGTGGCCAGTACCAGCTTGTCTGCCGCAAGCTTGTGCCGGTAGGCATCGGCCCGCTCGAGTTGGCCTTTCGGCAGTTGTACGACAAGCTCTCCCGGCAGGGTTTTTTCGACGAGGACAGAAAAAAGGAGATTCCGGAGTATCCGCAGAGAATCGGCATCGTCACCTCGCCGACCGGGGCGGCCATCCGCGACATCATCCAGATTGCCCGGCGTCGTAACAGTTCTGTCCAGCTTGTAATCTTTCCCGCGCAGGTCCAGGGGGAGGGCGCCGAGGAGACTATCGCGGCCGGTATCCGGTATTTCAACACGCGTGATGATATCGACGTTATCATCACCGGTCGCGGCGGCGGCTCGCTCGAAGATTTGTGGCCCTTCAACACCGAGACGGTCGTGCGTGCCATCGTCGACTCGATAATTCCGGTGGTATCGGCGGTGGGCCACGAGATTGACACTACCCTGTCGGATCTGGCCGCGGATCTTCGCGCCCCCACGCCGTCAGCGGCCGCCGAACTGGTGGTGTGGTCGCAGCGCGATTTCAGGCAGCAGGTGCGGTTGCTGGTGTCGGCTCAGGCACAGCATCTCAATTCGCTGGTGCGGCAGGCGCGGCAGGGCCTTCGATCCGCTCTCCGACGGCCCGTCTTCATTCGTCCGTCGGACATGATAGATCAGCGCCGCCAGTATCTTGACAACCTGTTTCGATTGCTCGTGGCGGCCGGAAAAAACCGCTTTGAGCAATCGAAAAGCAGGTTATCTTTACTGGCGGTCCGACTCGATGCTCTTTCACCGTTGAACATCCTGGCGCGGGGGTACTCGGTGACTCGAACACCCGATGATGGTGCCGTGATCAAGTCGAGCCGGGAACTTACGGCCGGGCAGAGGGTTGAGACGATACTGGCCCAGGGCCGTTTCATCTCCAGGGTAGAGGAACAGGATAGAGGAAAGCGCTGA
- the xseB gene encoding exodeoxyribonuclease VII small subunit encodes MPAKKKFEDYESALARLEEITETLESGQAKLEEAITLYNEGLEIARFCDQKLVQAEKKIKVISDKDGLFAEEDLDEEKETR; translated from the coding sequence ATGCCGGCAAAAAAGAAGTTCGAGGACTACGAATCGGCCCTGGCTCGATTGGAGGAGATCACCGAGACTCTCGAATCCGGCCAGGCGAAACTGGAAGAAGCAATCACGCTATATAATGAAGGACTGGAAATTGCCAGGTTCTGTGATCAAAAACTCGTCCAGGCAGAGAAGAAAATAAAGGTCATTTCCGATAAAGACGGACTGTTCGCCGAGGAGGACCTGGACGAGGAGAAGGAGACGCGGTGA
- a CDS encoding farnesyl diphosphate synthase has translation MKSVEAVDGRLYLQKARKLVDELIEKYLPPGDSEPKALHEAMRYSVMAGGKRIRPILSLAAYEYCNGDPDAAPATIYPAMAALEMVHTYSLIHDDLPCMDDDDLRRGRPTCHRKFGEALAVLAGDALHVVAFRLMARTGCNEAVIELADAVGTSGMLGGQVADIEAEGRPASRDEVIRIHTRKTGALMRGAVRIGALLAGAEPATLARLTAYGEKIGLAFQIIDDILDIEGDREILGKQVGSDSKKRKATYPGAVGLETARREAAALVDAALEALNDHEDNILKYIARFIGQRES, from the coding sequence GTGAAGTCCGTGGAGGCTGTCGACGGCCGGCTGTACCTTCAGAAGGCACGAAAGCTCGTTGACGAGTTGATTGAAAAGTACCTCCCGCCCGGCGATTCGGAACCGAAAGCCCTGCATGAAGCGATGCGGTACTCGGTGATGGCCGGTGGCAAGCGTATCCGCCCCATACTGTCGCTGGCCGCCTACGAATACTGCAACGGCGACCCCGACGCGGCCCCGGCGACGATCTATCCGGCGATGGCGGCTCTCGAGATGGTTCACACGTATTCGTTGATACACGATGACCTGCCGTGTATGGACGATGATGACCTGCGGCGGGGGAGGCCGACCTGCCACAGGAAATTCGGTGAGGCACTGGCCGTCCTGGCCGGTGATGCGCTGCACGTGGTCGCCTTTCGGCTGATGGCCCGCACCGGCTGCAACGAGGCCGTCATTGAGCTGGCCGATGCCGTGGGCACGTCCGGAATGCTGGGAGGTCAGGTTGCGGATATCGAAGCCGAGGGACGACCGGCCTCGCGTGATGAAGTGATCAGGATCCACACCCGTAAGACCGGTGCGCTTATGCGCGGAGCGGTGAGGATCGGGGCCTTGCTGGCCGGCGCCGAGCCTGCCACGCTGGCGCGGCTGACCGCTTATGGCGAAAAGATCGGACTGGCCTTTCAGATCATAGATGATATCCTGGATATCGAAGGAGATCGGGAAATTCTCGGAAAACAAGTCGGTTCCGATAGTAAAAAGCGTAAGGCTACTTACCCGGGAGCGGTCGGGCTCGAGACAGCCCGCCGGGAGGCGGCGGCGCTCGTGGACGCTGCCCTTGAAGCACTTAATGACCACGAGGACAACATTCTGAAGTATATTGCCCGCTTTATTGGGCAGAGGGAAAGCTGA